Proteins encoded together in one Helicobacter pylori window:
- the purA gene encoding adenylosuccinate synthase gives MADVVVGIQWGDEGKGKIVDRIAKDYDFVVRYQGGHNAGHTIVHKGVKHSLHLMPSGALYPKCKNIISSAVVVSIKDLCEEISAFEDLENRLFISDRAHVILPYHAKKDAFKEKSQNIGTTKKGIGPCYEDKMARSGIRMGDLLDDTILEEKLKAHFKAIEPFKEAYDLGEDYEKDLREYFKTYAPKICPFIKDTTSMLIEANQKGEKILLEGAQGTLLDIDLGTYPFVTSSNTTSASACVSTGLNPKAINEVIGITKAYSTRVGNGPFPSEDTTLMGDHLRTKGAEFGTTTKRPRRCGWLDLVALKYACALNGCTQLALMKLDVLDGIDAIKVCVAYERKGERLEAFPSDLRDCVPIYQTFKGWEKSAGVRKLDDLEPNAREYVRFIEKEVGVKIGLISTSPEREDTIFL, from the coding sequence ATGGCAGATGTCGTTGTGGGGATTCAGTGGGGAGATGAGGGGAAGGGAAAAATTGTTGATAGGATCGCTAAAGATTATGACTTTGTGGTGCGCTATCAAGGCGGGCATAATGCGGGGCATACCATTGTGCATAAGGGGGTTAAGCATTCTTTGCATTTAATGCCCTCAGGAGCGCTATACCCCAAATGCAAGAACATCATTTCTAGCGCGGTGGTCGTGAGTATTAAGGATTTGTGCGAAGAAATCAGTGCGTTTGAGGATTTAGAAAATCGTTTGTTTATCAGCGACAGAGCCCATGTGATCTTGCCTTATCATGCCAAAAAAGACGCTTTTAAAGAAAAGTCTCAAAACATCGGCACGACTAAAAAAGGCATAGGCCCTTGCTATGAGGATAAAATGGCGAGGAGCGGGATAAGAATGGGGGATTTATTAGACGATACCATATTAGAAGAGAAACTAAAAGCGCATTTCAAAGCCATTGAGCCTTTTAAAGAAGCGTATGATTTGGGCGAGGATTACGAAAAAGATTTGAGGGAGTATTTTAAAACTTACGCTCCAAAAATTTGCCCCTTTATCAAAGACACCACAAGCATGCTGATAGAAGCGAACCAAAAGGGTGAAAAAATCCTACTAGAAGGGGCGCAAGGCACGCTTTTAGACATTGATTTAGGGACTTACCCTTTTGTAACAAGCTCTAACACCACGAGCGCTAGCGCATGCGTTAGCACCGGCTTAAACCCTAAAGCGATCAATGAAGTCATAGGTATCACAAAAGCCTATTCTACTCGTGTGGGTAACGGGCCTTTCCCTAGCGAAGACACTACACTCATGGGCGATCATTTAAGGACTAAGGGCGCGGAGTTTGGCACGACAACCAAGCGCCCAAGGCGTTGCGGGTGGCTGGATTTGGTGGCTTTAAAATACGCTTGCGCTTTGAATGGTTGCACGCAATTAGCCTTAATGAAATTAGATGTTTTGGACGGGATTGATGCGATTAAGGTGTGCGTGGCTTATGAAAGAAAGGGCGAAAGATTAGAGGCTTTCCCTAGCGATTTGAGAGATTGCGTGCCGATTTATCAAACTTTTAAAGGCTGGGAAAAAAGCGCGGGCGTGAGAAAATTAGACGATTTAGAGCCAAACGCTAGAGAGTATGTTCGTTTTATTGAAAAAGAAGTGGGGGTGAAAATTGGCCTTATTTCTACAAGCCCTGAAAGAGAAGACACGATTTTTCTATGA
- a CDS encoding flagellar protein, with amino-acid sequence MRKILLMGLILQALFSEEAAQELLQCSAIFESKKAELKDDLRQLSEKEQSLRILQTENARLLDEKSDLLNQKEKEIDEKLKNLAAKEEAFKTLQTEEKKRLKNLIEENEDILREIKQAKDSKIGETYSKMKDSKSALILENLPTQNALEILMALKPQELGKILAKMDPKKAAALTELWQKPPKENKENKENQKTTDPTPPTPPTPPKEPALKDPNTKEPTGV; translated from the coding sequence ATGCGTAAAATCTTGTTAATGGGCTTGATTTTACAAGCGCTTTTTAGCGAAGAAGCCGCGCAAGAATTGTTGCAATGCTCTGCGATTTTTGAATCTAAAAAAGCCGAATTGAAAGACGATTTGCGCCAATTGAGCGAAAAAGAGCAGTCTTTAAGGATCTTGCAAACCGAAAACGCCCGCCTTTTAGATGAAAAAAGCGATCTATTAAACCAAAAAGAAAAAGAAATAGACGAAAAACTGAAAAATTTAGCGGCTAAAGAAGAAGCCTTTAAAACCTTACAAACAGAAGAAAAGAAACGCCTTAAAAATTTGATAGAAGAAAATGAAGATATTTTAAGAGAAATCAAGCAGGCTAAAGACAGCAAGATTGGCGAGACTTATTCTAAAATGAAGGATTCTAAATCGGCTCTGATTTTAGAAAATCTACCCACTCAAAACGCCTTAGAAATTTTAATGGCGCTAAAACCTCAAGAATTAGGCAAAATTCTAGCCAAAATGGATCCTAAAAAAGCGGCGGCTTTGACAGAGTTGTGGCAAAAACCCCCAAAAGAAAATAAAGAAAATAAAGAAAACCAAAAAACCACAGATCCCACGCCCCCCACACCACCCACGCCTCCTAAAGAGCCAGCCCTAAAAGATCCTAACACCAAAGAGCCAACAGGGGTATGA
- the rseP gene encoding RIP metalloprotease RseP: MFIVAVLMLAFLIFVHELGHFVIARICGVKVEVFSIGFGKKLWFFKLFGTQFALSLIPLGGYVKLKGMDKEEKEVNEEKEANDSYVQKSPFQKLWILFGGAFFNFLFAILVYFFLALSGEKVLLPIIGGLDKNALEAGLLKGDKILSINHQKIASFREIRSVVARSQGELILEIERNNRILEKRLTPKIVAVISESNDPNEIIQYKAIGIKPDMQKMGVVSYSLIQAFKQALSRFKEGVVLIVDSLRRLIMGSTSVKELSGVIGIVGALSHANSVSMLLLFGAFLSINLGILNLLPIPTLDGAQMLGVVFKNIFHIALPTPIQNALWLVGVGFLVFVMFLGLFNDITRLL; encoded by the coding sequence ATGTTCATTGTAGCGGTTTTAATGCTGGCGTTTTTAATCTTTGTCCATGAGTTAGGGCATTTTGTTATTGCTAGGATTTGTGGGGTGAAAGTGGAAGTCTTTAGCATTGGTTTTGGTAAAAAACTCTGGTTTTTTAAGCTTTTTGGCACGCAATTCGCTTTGTCTTTGATCCCGCTTGGGGGCTATGTGAAATTAAAGGGCATGGATAAAGAAGAAAAAGAAGTGAATGAAGAAAAAGAAGCGAATGATAGCTACGTGCAAAAAAGCCCTTTCCAAAAGCTATGGATATTGTTTGGGGGGGCGTTTTTTAATTTTCTTTTTGCGATTCTAGTGTATTTTTTTCTGGCATTGAGCGGGGAAAAAGTCTTACTGCCCATCATTGGCGGTTTAGACAAAAACGCGCTAGAAGCCGGGCTATTAAAGGGGGATAAAATCCTTTCTATCAACCATCAAAAAATAGCGAGTTTTAGAGAGATTAGAAGCGTAGTGGCACGCTCTCAAGGCGAGTTAATTTTAGAAATAGAGCGAAACAACCGGATTTTAGAAAAACGCCTAACCCCCAAAATCGTGGCGGTAATAAGCGAATCTAATGATCCTAATGAAATCATCCAATACAAAGCGATAGGCATTAAACCGGACATGCAAAAAATGGGCGTTGTCTCTTATTCCCTAATTCAGGCGTTCAAGCAGGCTTTGAGTCGGTTTAAAGAGGGCGTTGTTTTGATTGTGGATTCTTTAAGGCGTTTGATTATGGGGAGCACTTCAGTTAAGGAATTGAGTGGGGTAATAGGCATTGTGGGAGCGTTAAGCCATGCCAATAGCGTGAGCATGCTTTTGTTGTTTGGGGCGTTTTTGTCTATCAATTTAGGGATTTTAAATTTACTACCCATTCCAACGCTGGATGGGGCGCAAATGCTAGGGGTTGTTTTTAAAAATATTTTTCATATCGCTTTGCCAACACCCATACAAAATGCGTTGTGGCTAGTGGGGGTGGGGTTTTTGGTTTTTGTCATGTTTTTAGGGCTTTTCAATGACATCACTCGTTTGCTATAA